A stretch of the Leptospiraceae bacterium genome encodes the following:
- a CDS encoding methyltransferase domain-containing protein — protein sequence MNELDYYELISYQEFLLSSRRKQICPPEIIMNQIELKQARNVVDFGMGLGFFTPFLQAKMAPDSWLWGAECQPDLIDLILKRKVQEDLQNFSVFYMEKTDHPMLPQWVPIPEIIFAAMSLSTFPDPGLAMDGLIRSMKPGGRLIILDWTKAEFQEGPPIKDKISMDKMKYLAEFYYLEIIKSYTINEYVYGLEVKAGKDFTYGLSDFRE from the coding sequence ATGAACGAACTCGATTACTATGAATTAATAAGTTACCAGGAATTTCTTCTTTCAAGTCGAAGAAAGCAAATTTGCCCTCCCGAAATTATCATGAATCAAATAGAATTAAAACAGGCTCGAAATGTAGTGGATTTCGGAATGGGACTGGGTTTTTTTACTCCTTTTTTGCAGGCAAAAATGGCACCGGATTCCTGGCTGTGGGGAGCAGAATGCCAACCGGATTTAATTGATTTGATACTCAAAAGAAAAGTTCAGGAAGATTTGCAAAATTTTTCTGTTTTTTATATGGAAAAGACTGACCATCCTATGCTTCCCCAATGGGTTCCAATTCCGGAAATAATTTTTGCTGCCATGTCTCTATCCACTTTTCCGGATCCTGGCTTAGCTATGGATGGTTTAATTCGTTCCATGAAACCCGGAGGACGGCTTATCATTTTAGATTGGACAAAAGCTGAGTTTCAGGAAGGACCACCTATAAAAGATAAAATTTCTATGGATAAGATGAAATATCTTGCAGAATTTTACTATCTCGAAATAATCAAGTCCTATACAATTAATGAATATGTTTATGGCCTTGAAGTGAAAGCGGGTAAAGATTTTACTTATGGACTCTCAGATTTTAGAGAATAA
- a CDS encoding mechanosensitive ion channel, which produces MKNIFFAFIIFLFWTLTVFPGPHNGLPRELRPSGIHSPRLAIEKFASLCKKAEYTKAAYFLDLRKYPASRHKELGENIARKICYLFHQRFSIDIDSLSNEKDGDLNDGIKYRDIIGYVVDNDKEISLQATKFISYGEVIWVFSTDTVSLSETMYETYGPNIYRRFFPEILFQQQMLGLQYWQWIILPFAFILSILFGFLITVIFYKLIRYLLDWTTNEWDNHLFLTINRPLRLFFILLVLSFSLELLYLPRYIGKGFYSILQSLLIIVSTWILIQFMNFISLILEDRLNLKGKENEVTVRAAKTQLILIRRVLNIFIGILGVSLVFFQFDAVRKVGMSLLASAGVAGIVIGLAAQKSIASILSGIQLAMTRPIRIGDTLIVSGEYGTVEEINLTFVVLKVWDERRLIIPINHFLEKNFENWTKVSSDLKGTVVLYADYTVPIPELRNVFETFLSTQENWDKRVCGLQVTDILENSLQLRFLMSAENSSKLWDLRCNAREYMISFLQELDSGKYLPKKRVKLESEKPEKKGLISKGIEKLRKEV; this is translated from the coding sequence ATGAAGAATATTTTTTTTGCTTTCATTATTTTTTTGTTTTGGACACTTACTGTTTTCCCGGGTCCTCACAACGGTCTTCCACGCGAGCTAAGACCTTCCGGAATACATAGTCCACGCCTGGCTATTGAAAAGTTTGCGAGCTTATGCAAAAAAGCTGAATATACAAAAGCTGCTTATTTTTTAGACTTAAGAAAATATCCCGCTTCAAGACATAAAGAACTTGGTGAAAATATTGCAAGGAAGATTTGTTATTTGTTTCATCAAAGATTTTCAATCGATATTGATTCTTTATCAAATGAGAAAGATGGAGATTTGAATGATGGGATTAAGTATAGAGATATCATTGGCTATGTTGTAGATAATGATAAGGAAATTTCCTTACAGGCTACTAAATTTATTTCTTACGGAGAAGTGATCTGGGTTTTTTCTACAGATACGGTAAGCTTATCAGAGACTATGTATGAAACCTATGGACCAAATATATATAGACGTTTTTTTCCTGAAATTCTCTTTCAGCAGCAAATGCTGGGTTTACAATATTGGCAATGGATAATATTACCTTTTGCATTTATACTTTCTATTCTTTTTGGTTTTTTGATTACAGTTATATTTTATAAATTAATTCGTTATCTTCTGGATTGGACAACAAATGAATGGGATAATCACTTATTTCTGACCATTAATCGTCCTTTGAGATTATTTTTTATTTTACTTGTATTAAGTTTTTCTTTAGAACTCTTATACCTTCCGCGTTATATTGGAAAAGGTTTTTATTCTATTTTACAATCTCTACTTATCATCGTTTCCACCTGGATATTAATTCAGTTTATGAATTTTATTTCCCTGATACTGGAAGATCGTTTGAATTTGAAAGGGAAAGAGAATGAAGTTACTGTTAGAGCAGCAAAAACACAGCTTATCCTTATAAGAAGAGTATTAAATATTTTTATAGGGATCCTGGGAGTCTCCCTGGTCTTTTTTCAATTTGACGCGGTTCGAAAAGTGGGTATGTCGCTTTTAGCTTCAGCTGGAGTGGCGGGTATCGTTATTGGTCTCGCAGCTCAAAAGTCAATTGCCTCTATTCTTTCGGGGATTCAATTGGCCATGACAAGGCCGATTCGTATTGGAGATACCTTAATTGTATCCGGAGAATACGGTACAGTGGAGGAAATTAACCTGACTTTTGTGGTTTTAAAGGTCTGGGATGAAAGGCGGTTGATTATTCCAATAAATCATTTTTTAGAGAAAAACTTTGAAAACTGGACTAAGGTTTCTTCTGACTTAAAAGGCACTGTGGTTCTTTATGCAGACTATACGGTTCCTATTCCTGAACTGAGAAACGTATTTGAAACTTTTTTATCTACTCAAGAAAATTGGGATAAACGAGTATGTGGTTTACAAGTTACGGATATATTGGAAAATTCTCTACAGCTTCGTTTTTTAATGTCGGCAGAAAATTCGTCTAAACTCTGGGATTTGCGTTGCAATGCACGTGAGTATATGATATCTTTTTTACAGGAACTGGATTCAGGAAAATACCTTCCTAAAAAAAGAGTGAAGTTAGAATCCGAAAAGCCTGAAAAAAAGGGTTTAATTTCTAAAGGGATAGAGAAATTAAGAAAGGAAGTATAG
- a CDS encoding PAS domain S-box protein, with amino-acid sequence MWNYENFRKQAQEHINQGDWTGMETLLREADETFLQEQNRLLESEERFRIIFKEDKSVKLLIDSGTGQIVDTNPTACDFYGYSYEELLQLRIQDINILSFDEVRREMAFAKDHKKNFFHFRHRLKDGNIREVEVTSNPIRIAGKDYLFSIIYDITEKIKFEKDKQEKEELYQLVINTAAEGFWMINAEQKTIEVNQALCDMLGYSKEELLGHSPLDFANSESYKTIKEQLEKISSTRHRAYRQDLVKKSGDIFPAFFHASTITDDAGKIINSFAFVSDVSERDEVEKKLQTAKDQAEQANMAKSIFLANMSHEIRTPLNSVIGFADLLDKRIEDSEQKSYIQAIKSSGRVLLSLINDILDFAKIESGRMHIQEEDVNLLDLLNDLQEIFLPKVHSKKLDFLLKIPEKLPLFVLDKIRVRQVLFNLISNAVKFTEKGSINVQAEFYEENKELCIKVKDTGIGIPKEKWESIFDVFRQQDEADSRKYEGSGLGLSISKKLIEMMKGSIEVESEVGKGSEFSIRFFNLSVKPNRGNLQYSGDINSIKFKKSKVLIVDDVDMNRHLLSKFLEKRNIQTFEAGNGLEAIEIAQREVPEVILMDLRMPGMDGYETGRRIRAISELELKPMIAITGSTIDKNEKGIQFDAFINKPVQLKDVILELSKFLPYEKIELMDNQKMEGGFGSKENNIRALQEIRSGLLSEWEKIKKRQSISDVKSFAQGVCELGKNYTIPILTQYGNTLLDAIKSFDIQEIKRRISDFQGIVNDLEREVEL; translated from the coding sequence ATGTGGAATTATGAAAATTTTCGAAAACAGGCGCAGGAACATATCAATCAGGGAGATTGGACCGGAATGGAAACATTGCTCCGGGAAGCTGATGAAACCTTTTTACAGGAACAGAATAGACTTTTGGAGAGTGAAGAACGTTTTCGTATAATTTTTAAAGAAGATAAAAGTGTAAAACTTCTAATTGATTCCGGCACTGGTCAAATCGTGGATACAAACCCTACAGCCTGTGATTTCTATGGCTATTCGTATGAAGAACTTTTGCAACTTCGTATACAGGATATTAATATTCTTTCTTTTGATGAAGTAAGGAGAGAAATGGCATTTGCGAAAGACCATAAAAAGAACTTTTTTCACTTCAGGCATCGTTTGAAAGATGGGAATATTCGGGAAGTGGAGGTAACCTCTAACCCGATTCGAATAGCAGGTAAAGATTACCTCTTTTCCATAATATATGATATTACGGAAAAAATAAAATTTGAGAAAGACAAACAGGAAAAGGAGGAACTCTATCAGTTGGTTATAAATACCGCCGCAGAAGGTTTTTGGATGATAAATGCAGAGCAAAAGACCATAGAAGTGAATCAGGCACTATGTGATATGCTGGGCTATAGCAAGGAAGAACTTTTAGGTCACTCCCCTCTGGATTTTGCGAATTCGGAAAGTTATAAAACTATTAAAGAACAATTAGAGAAAATTTCGTCTACGCGACATCGAGCTTACAGGCAGGATTTGGTAAAGAAAAGTGGAGATATTTTTCCTGCTTTTTTTCATGCCAGTACTATTACCGATGATGCAGGAAAAATTATTAATTCATTTGCTTTTGTTTCTGATGTTTCAGAGAGAGATGAAGTTGAAAAAAAATTACAGACCGCTAAGGACCAGGCAGAGCAGGCAAATATGGCAAAGAGTATTTTTCTTGCCAACATGTCTCATGAGATAAGAACTCCTTTAAATTCCGTGATAGGTTTTGCAGATCTCTTAGATAAGAGGATTGAAGACTCGGAACAGAAAAGTTATATTCAGGCTATCAAATCAAGTGGAAGGGTTTTGTTGAGTTTAATCAATGATATCCTGGATTTTGCTAAAATCGAATCCGGACGAATGCATATACAGGAAGAAGATGTAAATCTTTTGGATCTTTTAAATGATTTACAGGAAATATTCCTTCCAAAGGTACATTCTAAAAAGTTAGATTTTCTTCTGAAAATACCGGAAAAATTACCCCTATTCGTATTGGATAAAATAAGGGTTCGGCAGGTATTATTTAATCTTATTTCTAATGCAGTGAAGTTTACTGAAAAAGGAAGCATAAATGTACAAGCTGAATTCTATGAGGAAAATAAGGAATTATGTATCAAAGTAAAAGATACAGGAATTGGTATTCCAAAAGAGAAATGGGAAAGTATATTTGATGTTTTTAGACAGCAGGATGAGGCTGATTCCCGAAAATATGAGGGTTCAGGACTCGGCCTATCTATTAGTAAGAAATTAATAGAAATGATGAAGGGTTCTATTGAGGTAGAAAGTGAAGTAGGCAAAGGGAGTGAATTTTCTATAAGGTTTTTCAATCTATCAGTAAAACCGAATAGAGGTAATTTACAATATAGTGGTGATATTAATAGTATAAAATTTAAAAAGTCAAAAGTTCTTATTGTTGATGATGTCGATATGAACCGTCATTTACTTTCTAAATTTTTAGAAAAACGAAATATTCAAACTTTTGAAGCCGGGAATGGACTGGAGGCTATTGAAATAGCTCAAAGGGAAGTTCCTGAGGTAATTCTTATGGACCTTCGTATGCCCGGAATGGATGGATACGAAACGGGGCGAAGAATTCGTGCGATTTCCGAGCTTGAATTAAAACCGATGATTGCTATTACCGGCTCTACTATTGATAAGAATGAAAAAGGTATACAGTTTGATGCCTTTATTAATAAACCAGTTCAATTGAAAGATGTAATATTGGAACTTAGTAAGTTTTTACCTTATGAAAAAATCGAATTGATGGATAATCAAAAAATGGAAGGAGGATTTGGTTCGAAAGAGAATAATATACGAGCCTTACAAGAAATACGTTCCGGATTACTTTCTGAATGGGAGAAAATTAAAAAGCGTCAATCCATCTCAGATGTGAAATCATTTGCACAGGGAGTTTGTGAGCTGGGTAAAAATTATACAATACCTATTCTAACTCAGTATGGAAATACTCTTTTGGATGCAATTAAATCTTTTGATATACAGGAGATAAAACGTCGAATAAGTGATTTTCAAGGTATTGTGAATGATCTAGAAAGGGAAGTGGAATTATAA
- a CDS encoding hybrid sensor histidine kinase/response regulator produces MKDDLIEKASILVVDDVPRNIQVVGYLLQEKGYEIEFATSGEEALDWLSTKDFDLILLDIMMPGMDGFEVCRKLKDIERNHDIPVVFLTAKSDSDSIVKGFSVGGVDYITKPFLSEELIARVETHIRLRKQKIELAEINATKDKFFSIISHDLKNPFNAIIGFTDLLLNEYRSMSPEQLENYIHYIYQGAKTAFDLLNNLLVWSRSQTGRLEYKPWNFSLGDAVKEVLELYYDSTEKKNITLKNRIPKEVRVYADREMVSTIIRNLVSNAIKFTPKGGEIYVDYKILDVNCLEVSVSDTGVGIAQDKINNIFRLDRGYSTRGTEKESGTGLGLILCKEFVRKHGGEMQIESKEGKGSIFRFTLCAEKN; encoded by the coding sequence ATGAAGGATGATTTAATAGAAAAAGCCAGTATATTAGTTGTAGATGATGTTCCGAGAAACATCCAGGTTGTGGGGTATCTATTGCAGGAAAAAGGTTATGAGATTGAGTTTGCTACTTCCGGAGAAGAAGCCCTGGATTGGTTATCTACTAAGGATTTTGACTTAATATTACTTGATATCATGATGCCCGGAATGGATGGTTTTGAGGTTTGTAGGAAGTTGAAAGACATTGAAAGAAATCATGATATCCCGGTGGTTTTCTTAACAGCCAAAAGCGATTCGGACAGTATTGTGAAAGGATTTTCTGTAGGTGGTGTGGACTATATTACTAAACCTTTTTTAAGTGAAGAGTTGATTGCGAGAGTAGAAACGCATATTCGGTTGCGAAAACAAAAAATTGAACTTGCTGAAATTAATGCAACAAAAGACAAATTTTTCTCCATAATTTCACATGATTTAAAGAATCCATTTAATGCTATTATTGGTTTTACAGATCTATTATTAAATGAATATAGGTCTATGTCACCCGAACAATTAGAAAATTATATCCATTATATTTACCAGGGAGCTAAAACTGCATTTGACTTGTTAAATAATCTTTTAGTATGGTCCAGATCTCAAACCGGAAGGCTTGAGTATAAACCCTGGAATTTTTCACTCGGAGATGCTGTAAAGGAAGTTCTGGAGCTATATTACGATAGTACGGAAAAGAAAAATATTACTTTAAAAAATAGAATTCCCAAAGAAGTGCGGGTTTATGCAGATAGGGAAATGGTATCTACGATTATTCGAAACCTTGTTTCGAATGCTATAAAATTTACTCCGAAGGGAGGAGAGATTTATGTGGATTATAAAATCCTGGATGTAAACTGTCTTGAAGTTTCTGTTTCAGATACAGGAGTAGGTATTGCTCAGGATAAGATTAACAACATATTTCGTTTGGATAGAGGATATAGTACCAGAGGTACTGAAAAAGAATCGGGAACGGGACTGGGTTTGATTTTATGTAAGGAATTTGTTAGAAAGCATGGTGGAGAAATGCAGATTGAGAGTAAGGAGGGTAAGGGGAGTATTTTTAGATTTACCCTTTGCGCAGAAAAAAATTAA
- a CDS encoding CoA-binding protein translates to MDNEILRKARKNDNLKVVLVGATNDRKKFGNIIFRNLKDKDVEVFPINPKASTIEGHPVYHKLSEIESYDIINIVIPPKYAFIFIKEAVENGHDNFWLQPGAESPEILEFLTANGKKFVYQECIMVEVPGGQYAQK, encoded by the coding sequence ATGGATAATGAAATATTAAGAAAAGCAAGAAAAAATGATAACTTAAAAGTTGTTCTGGTAGGAGCAACTAACGATAGGAAAAAATTTGGAAATATTATCTTTCGAAATTTAAAAGATAAAGACGTCGAGGTATTTCCTATAAATCCAAAAGCCAGTACAATTGAAGGACATCCCGTTTATCATAAGCTTTCAGAGATAGAGTCCTACGATATTATAAACATTGTGATTCCGCCTAAGTATGCATTTATCTTTATTAAAGAGGCTGTAGAGAACGGGCATGATAATTTCTGGCTTCAGCCGGGTGCTGAAAGCCCTGAAATTCTTGAGTTTTTAACCGCAAATGGAAAAAAATTTGTATATCAAGAATGTATTATGGTAGAAGTCCCCGGAGGACAATATGCCCAGAAATGA
- a CDS encoding DUF342 domain-containing protein, which translates to MPRNEFFDSLLQEIEDNEDGNFQIRNEGGFAVLSVSKPGKNGRRIELNEVTNRLRLFGIEKYDEKQVSLIVKQAENKEYRIAEWKGGKPEDSLIEMDVNPDGMKAYLRILPPKHGGKLQTKASLLKSLNDAGIKYGIKEDNLDLLIRNQVFFSRTLVAEGTPPGETKHGYIKVHFESNGKPSLTEDFSGRVDLKNVGFIQTVKKGELLAERVHPEKGESGMDVFGKELPSPEGTRPPWRLGDNCQLSEDDEKLYSKIDGRPVLGRDGSIRVDEVCLLNNVDYSTGNVDFPGTIIVEGRIADDFKLSTRGSLIIKKSVGRVFLSADGDIVLNGGVMGKGGGSIESKADIYAKFCEQAYLKATKSIFIHEASMHSRLVAGENIVIQGGRGEFIGGEAIAGKSIIVGKLGAVVETKTSLYVGIPPERLDELEKLKQEAAKQTDFLDRIRKNLFSLTETSNKRELDAEEKIFHKKLQIAEKNLSVKLNGILEQHEELLNSFEPSKENCVEIEKSMHPRVTINFGKNKIFHSELRTYDGRNYIYLADDMLPILTSVPPKKPKKDKEKK; encoded by the coding sequence ATGCCCAGAAATGAGTTTTTTGATTCCTTGCTTCAAGAGATTGAGGATAATGAGGATGGTAATTTTCAGATTCGTAATGAGGGAGGCTTTGCCGTACTTTCTGTTTCCAAACCCGGAAAAAATGGAAGGAGAATCGAATTAAATGAAGTAACGAATCGTTTAAGACTTTTCGGGATTGAAAAATATGATGAGAAGCAGGTCTCTCTTATTGTTAAGCAGGCTGAAAATAAAGAATATCGCATTGCAGAATGGAAAGGTGGAAAACCTGAGGATTCCCTGATTGAAATGGATGTGAATCCTGATGGAATGAAAGCTTACCTGAGAATTTTACCTCCGAAACATGGAGGCAAATTACAAACAAAGGCAAGTCTCCTGAAAAGTCTCAATGATGCCGGGATTAAATATGGAATTAAGGAAGACAATCTTGATTTACTTATACGGAATCAGGTTTTTTTTTCCAGAACTCTGGTAGCCGAAGGAACTCCTCCCGGCGAAACAAAGCATGGTTATATTAAGGTACATTTTGAGTCTAATGGAAAACCTTCTCTTACCGAGGATTTTTCGGGCAGAGTGGATTTAAAAAACGTTGGTTTTATCCAGACGGTTAAAAAAGGAGAGCTTCTGGCTGAGAGAGTTCACCCGGAGAAAGGAGAATCCGGAATGGATGTTTTCGGAAAAGAATTACCCAGTCCGGAAGGAACCAGACCCCCCTGGAGGTTAGGCGATAATTGTCAACTGTCGGAAGATGATGAGAAACTGTATTCAAAAATTGATGGAAGACCGGTTTTAGGAAGAGATGGATCCATTCGAGTTGATGAAGTTTGCCTTTTAAACAATGTTGATTATTCTACCGGGAATGTGGATTTTCCGGGCACAATTATTGTAGAAGGCAGGATTGCGGACGATTTCAAGCTCAGTACCAGGGGTTCTTTAATAATTAAAAAGAGTGTGGGAAGAGTTTTTCTTTCGGCAGATGGAGATATAGTTCTAAATGGAGGCGTAATGGGGAAAGGAGGAGGAAGTATTGAGTCTAAAGCCGATATTTACGCCAAGTTTTGTGAGCAAGCTTATCTGAAAGCCACTAAATCGATTTTTATTCATGAGGCCTCCATGCATTCCCGGCTGGTTGCCGGAGAGAATATTGTGATCCAGGGAGGAAGAGGAGAGTTTATCGGTGGAGAAGCTATTGCCGGAAAGTCCATTATTGTTGGAAAATTGGGTGCGGTTGTCGAAACAAAAACCTCTCTATATGTGGGTATCCCCCCGGAAAGACTGGACGAACTGGAGAAGCTTAAACAGGAAGCTGCCAAACAAACAGATTTTTTAGATAGAATCCGTAAAAATCTCTTCTCTTTGACAGAAACATCTAATAAAAGAGAGCTGGATGCAGAAGAAAAAATCTTTCATAAAAAACTTCAAATTGCAGAGAAGAATCTCAGTGTAAAATTAAACGGGATATTGGAGCAGCACGAAGAACTGCTAAATTCCTTTGAACCATCCAAGGAAAATTGTGTGGAAATTGAAAAGTCCATGCATCCGCGAGTTACGATTAATTTTGGAAAGAATAAAATCTTTCATTCCGAACTCAGAACCTATGATGGAAGGAACTATATATACCTTGCAGATGACATGCTGCCTATTTTAACGAGTGTTCCTCCGAAAAAGCCAAAAAAAGATAAGGAAAAGAAATAA
- a CDS encoding fucose isomerase, protein MKHKVKLGIVCLARKTFDYEAAHQIFKERLKILQSRDDLELVAEENLVIEVDDARKAAEKMLAANVDGFVCVSGTFHLGHLVLEINKHLQKPILLWGYNELPYDGGKIRLNSVCGVNLNASNLYKSGIRNYHVTIGDSIDEDWVDAIRILSCYKNARVGIAGFRAHGFFNLGVYDLNVYSELGILIDHFELQDIFDREASPELVSERKEQFKKTFDVSGITEEQLNKVAVLTVKLNNFCEANQLSALAIRCWPEFAGTYGISPCAAMSLLQSEGKIISCEGDFEGALSMLAHRAIGAETPYLFDFSQVNFEENYALLWHCGVAPCNLTDGKCNCSLDTYFAGGKGVTVDFVLKSGEISIFRLDSAGTELRVFIQSAKTVYMEKKLKGTYAKAVFEEDIKEVLNKVIYNGIAHHASLVYGNYIKPFELLARIKGWDLIK, encoded by the coding sequence ATGAAGCACAAAGTAAAGTTAGGTATTGTTTGTTTAGCCAGAAAAACCTTTGATTATGAAGCCGCTCACCAGATATTTAAGGAGCGCTTAAAGATACTACAAAGCAGAGATGACCTTGAGCTTGTAGCAGAAGAAAACCTGGTTATTGAAGTAGACGATGCAAGAAAAGCTGCCGAAAAAATGCTGGCAGCCAATGTGGATGGTTTTGTCTGTGTAAGCGGAACCTTTCACCTCGGGCATCTTGTTCTGGAAATTAACAAGCACTTACAAAAACCCATTCTTCTCTGGGGGTATAATGAACTACCTTATGATGGAGGAAAAATTCGACTGAATTCTGTTTGCGGTGTAAACCTCAATGCTTCGAACCTCTATAAGTCCGGGATCCGCAATTATCATGTTACCATCGGAGATTCAATAGATGAAGATTGGGTAGATGCCATTCGAATTTTATCCTGCTATAAAAATGCCCGTGTAGGCATCGCAGGCTTTCGGGCTCATGGTTTTTTCAACCTAGGAGTTTATGATTTAAATGTATATAGCGAACTGGGTATATTAATAGATCATTTTGAACTACAGGATATTTTTGATAGGGAGGCTTCGCCGGAGCTGGTATCAGAGAGAAAAGAGCAGTTCAAAAAGACTTTTGATGTATCCGGAATTACCGAAGAACAACTCAATAAGGTAGCTGTACTTACAGTCAAGCTAAATAATTTCTGTGAAGCAAACCAACTTTCTGCTCTTGCTATCCGTTGTTGGCCGGAATTTGCCGGAACCTATGGCATCAGCCCCTGTGCCGCCATGTCTCTTCTGCAATCGGAAGGTAAAATAATTTCCTGTGAGGGAGACTTTGAAGGAGCTCTTTCTATGCTTGCTCACCGGGCAATCGGAGCCGAAACTCCTTATCTATTTGATTTTTCCCAGGTCAACTTTGAGGAAAATTATGCTCTCCTCTGGCATTGTGGAGTTGCACCCTGCAACCTGACTGACGGAAAATGTAATTGCTCTTTGGATACTTACTTTGCCGGGGGAAAAGGTGTTACGGTTGATTTCGTATTAAAGTCAGGAGAAATTTCTATATTCCGACTGGACTCAGCCGGAACTGAATTACGTGTATTTATACAGTCAGCCAAGACCGTGTATATGGAGAAGAAACTAAAGGGTACTTATGCCAAGGCTGTATTTGAAGAAGATATAAAAGAAGTTTTGAATAAAGTAATATACAATGGAATCGCTCATCATGCTTCCCTGGTTTATGGAAACTATATAAAACCCTTTGAGCTACTCGCAAGAATCAAAGGCTGGGATTTGATAAAATAG
- a CDS encoding DUF4867 family protein, whose amino-acid sequence MLEKLKQMNPGLKLHSVEEEAFLKYGKVLRGFPFEDIRDYMENVSKVPEVANVYHASIPEMESSSLYKKLSENFYGNMPIQIGYCNGNNSSLNGLEYHKGSEINYAITDLVLLLAHIWEIKNNQLNSENVVGFYLPVGTAIEVFSTTLHFAPCRVSDSGFKCLVVLPVGTNLALDEKPEIITEEDKLLFMRNKWLIAHPEAERLVKNGAYIGIRGKNLCLAT is encoded by the coding sequence ATGCTGGAAAAATTAAAACAGATGAACCCCGGTTTAAAGCTTCATTCTGTCGAGGAGGAAGCTTTTCTGAAATATGGGAAAGTCCTTCGGGGTTTTCCTTTTGAGGATATCAGAGATTATATGGAAAATGTTTCGAAAGTTCCGGAAGTAGCGAATGTTTACCATGCTTCCATACCGGAGATGGAAAGCTCATCTTTATATAAGAAGTTATCCGAAAATTTTTACGGAAACATGCCCATTCAAATCGGATATTGCAATGGTAATAATTCTTCTTTAAATGGTTTAGAATATCATAAAGGAAGCGAAATCAATTATGCAATTACTGACCTGGTTTTACTCCTGGCTCATATCTGGGAAATCAAAAATAATCAATTGAACAGCGAGAATGTTGTTGGATTTTATTTACCCGTAGGAACAGCCATTGAAGTTTTCTCTACTACCTTACACTTTGCTCCTTGCAGGGTTTCCGACTCGGGTTTTAAGTGCCTCGTGGTTTTACCGGTAGGAACCAATTTGGCTTTAGATGAAAAACCGGAAATAATTACAGAAGAAGACAAACTTCTTTTTATGAGAAACAAGTGGTTGATTGCTCATCCCGAAGCAGAACGGCTGGTAAAAAATGGAGCCTATATCGGGATAAGGGGGAAAAATCTCTGCCTTGCAACTTGA
- the xerD gene encoding site-specific tyrosine recombinase XerD: MVSAKGNLLHNFQEFLSIEKGLSENSINSYGYDLNKFKNFLDQEQVDFLDVQADHIMQFLVKEKDRKVSSKTLAREVVAIRQFYKYLKDDKQIDYNPTDKIETPEVLRAIPDHLTLEEIESLFNKLNEDNPYELRDKCIFELLYSSGLRISEACNLRMEDLDLNSMTLIVEGKGGRQRLVPFGEKSLEILKKYLDKSRPEILKSRSCDYLFVSKKGSFINRKSVWRLLNDYLKRTNIKKKVTPHTLRHSFATHLLENHADLRAVQELLGHIDISTTQIYTQMANKTLKEVHKKHHPRG, translated from the coding sequence ATAGTGAGTGCTAAGGGTAATCTACTTCATAATTTTCAGGAATTCTTATCCATAGAAAAGGGTTTGAGTGAAAACTCGATAAACTCCTATGGCTACGATCTAAATAAATTTAAAAATTTTTTAGATCAAGAACAGGTTGATTTTCTTGATGTTCAGGCTGACCATATTATGCAATTTTTGGTCAAAGAAAAAGACCGAAAAGTATCTTCCAAAACCCTGGCGCGTGAAGTAGTAGCGATTCGCCAGTTTTACAAGTATTTAAAAGACGACAAACAAATTGACTACAATCCCACTGACAAAATCGAAACTCCGGAAGTTTTGAGAGCCATCCCGGACCACCTCACACTCGAAGAAATCGAAAGTCTTTTTAATAAATTGAACGAAGACAATCCCTACGAGCTACGGGATAAGTGTATTTTTGAACTTCTATATTCTTCCGGACTGCGAATTTCAGAGGCCTGTAACCTGAGGATGGAGGATCTGGATCTAAATTCTATGACCCTTATCGTAGAAGGAAAAGGAGGACGACAAAGACTTGTTCCTTTTGGAGAGAAATCTCTGGAAATTTTAAAGAAATACCTGGACAAAAGCCGACCGGAAATTTTAAAAAGTCGTTCCTGTGATTATCTATTTGTATCCAAGAAAGGCTCTTTCATCAACCGAAAGTCTGTCTGGCGGCTTCTTAATGATTATCTAAAAAGAACTAATATTAAGAAAAAAGTAACCCCTCATACCCTGAGGCATTCTTTTGCTACTCATCTTTTAGAAAATCATGCCGATTTGCGTGCCGTTCAGGAACTTTTAGGCCATATCGATATTTCAACCACCCAGATCTATACCCAGATGGCCAATAAAACTCTAAAAGAAGTTCATAAAAAGCACCATCCGAGGGGATGA